In one window of Chryseobacterium phocaeense DNA:
- a CDS encoding DNA-3-methyladenine glycosylase: MKLPLSYYLNQDVIFLAKDLLGKILFTEIDGQITAGIIVETEAYFGVVDKASHAYGGRRTERTETLYSQGGVSYVYLCYGIHHLFNVVTSVEGEPHAVLIRAVEPLVGQDIMELRRKMSSTKPAISSGPGSAAKALGIDRNFNRKHLTESEIWIEDHGIRYAPEEIVAGPRIGVAYAQEDALLPWRFYITGNKYVSKPRS; the protein is encoded by the coding sequence TTGAAACTTCCCCTTTCCTATTACCTGAATCAGGATGTTATTTTCCTGGCTAAAGATCTTTTGGGAAAAATTCTTTTTACCGAGATTGACGGGCAGATTACGGCCGGCATTATTGTAGAAACCGAAGCCTATTTCGGGGTGGTAGATAAAGCTTCCCATGCGTATGGCGGGCGGCGTACCGAACGGACTGAGACCTTATACAGCCAGGGCGGCGTTTCTTATGTGTATTTATGTTATGGAATTCATCATCTTTTCAATGTGGTGACGTCTGTGGAGGGTGAGCCTCATGCGGTACTGATCCGCGCTGTAGAACCTCTGGTGGGACAGGACATTATGGAGCTGAGACGTAAAATGTCTTCTACAAAACCTGCTATTTCATCCGGACCCGGTTCAGCAGCTAAAGCTTTGGGTATTGATCGTAATTTTAACAGGAAACATCTCACCGAAAGCGAAATCTGGATTGAAGATCACGGAATCCGGTATGCCCCGGAAGAGATTGTTGCCGGACCGCGTATTGGAGTAGCATATGCCCAGGAAGACGCTTTACTGCCGTGGCGTTTTTATATCACAGGAAATAAATATGTGAGTAAGCCAAGATCCTGA
- a CDS encoding aldo/keto reductase, translating to MKADILTEKHRLGIGGVAIGTAFEDISNEESLKILQTAWDLGVRYFDTSPWYGLTKSERRFGEFLKDKERNDFIFSTKVGRLFHEVPESEVPPTMWKNPLNYDFKHDYTADAVKRSIEDSLKRTGLDHIDIVYVHDLSEDQVGDRYPYFLEQARKGAFKVLSELRDQGTIKAWGMGVNKIEPILDCIESADPDICLSATQYSILEHEDAVDRLLPAVKKAGVKLVSGAGYNSGYIAGRERYNYKDVIPKGMAEKRARITEIAKKYNTDPVHAALHFVLASDEFASIIPGASRPEQVQDNVNALHSNIPANFWSELQYEGLIYEKAQIPDNS from the coding sequence ATGAAAGCGGATATTTTAACTGAAAAGCACAGATTAGGAATAGGCGGAGTAGCTATAGGAACAGCCTTTGAGGACATAAGTAATGAGGAATCCTTAAAAATTTTACAGACTGCGTGGGATCTGGGAGTACGTTATTTTGATACTTCTCCCTGGTATGGTCTCACTAAAAGCGAAAGAAGATTCGGGGAGTTTTTAAAGGATAAAGAAAGAAATGATTTTATATTTTCAACTAAAGTGGGTAGACTTTTTCACGAAGTACCGGAATCCGAAGTTCCTCCGACGATGTGGAAGAATCCGCTTAATTATGATTTTAAACATGATTATACTGCAGATGCAGTTAAAAGATCCATCGAAGACAGCCTGAAGAGGACCGGACTGGATCATATCGATATCGTTTACGTACATGACCTATCTGAAGATCAGGTAGGGGACCGGTATCCTTATTTTCTGGAACAGGCGAGGAAAGGAGCGTTCAAAGTTCTTTCCGAGCTGCGTGATCAGGGAACAATCAAAGCCTGGGGAATGGGAGTTAATAAAATCGAACCAATTTTAGACTGTATAGAATCTGCAGACCCGGATATCTGTCTTTCCGCAACGCAGTATTCAATACTGGAACATGAAGATGCGGTTGACAGGCTCCTCCCCGCCGTAAAAAAAGCAGGCGTGAAGCTGGTTTCCGGGGCAGGATACAATTCGGGATATATTGCCGGAAGAGAGCGGTACAATTATAAAGACGTCATTCCTAAAGGGATGGCTGAAAAACGGGCCAGAATTACTGAAATAGCAAAAAAATATAATACAGATCCCGTGCATGCTGCCCTTCATTTTGTGCTGGCGTCTGATGAATTTGCGTCCATTATTCCCGGAGCCAGCCGCCCGGAACAGGTTCAGGATAACGTGAATGCTCTTCATTCAAATATTCCTGCCAACTTCTGGAGTGAACTGCAATATGAAGGCCTGATTTATGAGAAGGCACAAATTCCGGATAATAGTTAA
- a CDS encoding alkaline phosphatase, whose product MERRQFLKGSALVSGLLTLNPADFFANSMKEIPEPRKKAKNIIFMISDGMSSGTLAMADLYSRNILGKTTNWMNLYDENKVSRALMDTASASSIVTDSAAASSSFGGGFRVKNGVLNIGSHGEKYVPAWQKFKKAGKKTGCVTTVTITHATPAGFCVNSDSRNAENDIAEMYAEIGFDVMMGGGDEFFNPLKREDQKDVYGIYKQKGYQILNNRANLKNIEKGKKLLGVFNSGALPYSIDRAHIAELQNTPSLAEMAQTAIDQMKDHPEGFVLQVEGGKVDWAAHANDIAALIHDQLAFDEAVKTVMDFAEKDQNTLVIITTDHGNANPGTIYGPDATKNFNSISHYQYTNEYILNAIRPDFNLQKMKDWIYETNKISLADDDARYLLSFYSGLEKQETGIYNYKKLPFKAYSDIQKKHNSVGWISMDHSGDYVEVAVYGPGKELLPAFIKNTDLHYLMLKATQI is encoded by the coding sequence ATGGAGAGACGCCAATTTTTAAAAGGTTCAGCATTAGTTTCAGGCCTGCTTACTTTAAATCCGGCTGATTTCTTCGCCAATTCCATGAAAGAAATTCCTGAGCCCAGGAAAAAAGCAAAAAATATTATTTTTATGATCAGTGACGGGATGAGCTCCGGAACTTTGGCTATGGCCGATCTCTATTCCAGAAATATTTTAGGCAAAACCACCAACTGGATGAATCTGTATGATGAAAATAAAGTATCCAGGGCTTTGATGGACACGGCCTCTGCAAGTTCTATCGTTACAGATTCTGCAGCAGCAAGTTCTTCCTTTGGGGGAGGCTTCCGGGTGAAAAATGGAGTTCTTAACATCGGTTCTCATGGTGAAAAATATGTTCCGGCCTGGCAAAAATTTAAAAAAGCAGGAAAAAAGACCGGATGTGTAACCACGGTAACCATTACCCATGCCACTCCGGCAGGGTTCTGTGTGAACTCAGACAGCAGAAATGCAGAAAACGATATTGCAGAAATGTATGCTGAAATAGGTTTTGATGTGATGATGGGCGGTGGCGATGAGTTCTTTAATCCTTTAAAACGAGAAGATCAGAAAGATGTGTATGGGATTTACAAACAAAAAGGCTATCAGATCCTTAACAACAGGGCTAATTTAAAAAATATTGAAAAGGGAAAGAAGCTTCTGGGTGTTTTCAATTCCGGGGCGCTTCCGTATTCCATCGACAGGGCTCATATTGCTGAACTCCAGAACACACCTTCTCTTGCCGAAATGGCCCAAACCGCAATAGATCAGATGAAAGACCATCCGGAAGGCTTTGTGTTGCAGGTAGAAGGCGGAAAAGTAGACTGGGCTGCCCATGCCAATGATATTGCGGCTTTGATCCATGACCAGCTTGCGTTTGATGAAGCAGTAAAAACTGTTATGGATTTTGCAGAAAAAGACCAGAATACACTGGTAATCATTACTACAGATCATGGAAATGCCAATCCCGGAACTATTTATGGTCCGGATGCCACTAAAAATTTTAACAGCATCTCTCATTACCAATATACCAACGAGTATATCCTGAATGCCATTCGTCCTGATTTTAATCTTCAGAAGATGAAAGACTGGATTTATGAAACCAATAAAATAAGTCTTGCCGATGATGACGCCAGGTATTTATTAAGCTTTTACTCAGGGTTGGAAAAACAGGAAACCGGAATTTACAACTACAAAAAACTGCCTTTTAAGGCGTATTCGGATATTCAGAAAAAGCATAATTCTGTGGGCTGGATCAGCATGGATCACTCGGGAGATTATGTGGAAGTGGCCGTCTACGGTCCGGGAAAGGAGCTTTTGCCGGCTTTTATTAAAAACACGGATCTGCATTACCTGATGCTTAAGGCAACGCAGATATAA
- a CDS encoding MerC domain-containing protein — translation MKSKILDAVGISAAVLCLIHCIAFPLLMIIPLGISHNPYIDLAFLIIGALVVYKVTKSMTRRWLKALFWASIILISISVLADFIFEVHIPLIYAGAAGLIAGHLINFKNHRH, via the coding sequence ATGAAATCGAAAATATTAGATGCAGTGGGAATTTCTGCAGCAGTTCTATGTCTTATCCATTGCATTGCCTTTCCTTTACTGATGATCATTCCACTGGGAATATCGCACAATCCCTATATTGACCTGGCTTTCCTGATCATCGGAGCTCTCGTGGTGTACAAGGTTACAAAATCCATGACCAGACGTTGGCTGAAGGCTTTATTCTGGGCTTCCATTATTTTAATCTCCATTTCAGTTCTGGCGGATTTTATCTTTGAAGTACATATTCCACTCATTTATGCAGGAGCAGCAGGACTGATAGCGGGTCACCTTATCAACTTTAAGAACCACCGGCATTAA
- a CDS encoding YciE/YciF ferroxidase family protein, whose translation METKKTAKRTVSKTTAKKTGKTPAKKNAAKELKDLFEDSLKDIYWAEKALVKALPKMHKNATDKNLKAGIEKHFNETKIHVKRLEECFAAIGKKAQAKKCDAMQGLLDEGKSIMEETEAGPVRDAGIIAAAQKVEHYEIATYGTLAAYAKVLKEKDCLKNLLATLAEEKKCDELLTKVADTAINSKAK comes from the coding sequence ATGGAAACGAAAAAAACAGCAAAAAGAACGGTGTCGAAAACTACAGCTAAGAAAACAGGAAAAACGCCTGCTAAAAAAAATGCAGCCAAAGAGCTGAAAGATTTATTTGAAGATTCTCTGAAAGATATCTACTGGGCGGAAAAAGCTCTTGTAAAAGCCCTCCCCAAAATGCATAAAAATGCTACGGATAAAAATCTGAAGGCAGGCATTGAAAAACACTTCAACGAAACCAAAATTCACGTGAAAAGACTTGAAGAATGTTTTGCCGCAATTGGAAAAAAGGCTCAGGCTAAAAAATGTGATGCCATGCAGGGATTACTGGATGAAGGGAAAAGCATTATGGAAGAAACCGAAGCCGGACCTGTAAGAGATGCCGGAATTATTGCAGCTGCCCAGAAAGTGGAGCATTATGAAATTGCCACTTATGGAACATTGGCTGCTTACGCTAAAGTTCTGAAAGAAAAAGACTGTCTTAAAAATCTGCTGGCTACCCTTGCCGAAGAAAAAAAATGTGACGAATTGCTCACAAAGGTTGCAGATACAGCCATCAACAGCAAAGCAAAATAA
- a CDS encoding lmo0937 family membrane protein has product MRNLLWLVAVICIIVWLLGMLNIIPGISTSYLVHVLLVIAIIVVLYNIISGKRPL; this is encoded by the coding sequence ATGAGAAATTTATTATGGTTAGTAGCCGTCATCTGTATTATTGTCTGGCTTCTTGGAATGTTGAACATTATCCCGGGAATCAGTACGAGTTATTTAGTGCACGTTCTGTTGGTTATCGCTATCATTGTGGTGCTTTATAATATTATTTCCGGTAAAAGACCTCTTTAA
- the xth gene encoding exodeoxyribonuclease III, which yields MKIATYNVNGINGRLPVLLQWLKEARPDIVCLQELKAPQERFPLKEINAAGYQAIWKGQKSWNGVAILAKDLEITEVQNTLPGDPEDVQSRYIEAIIDQMVVACMYLPNGNPYPGPKFEYKLDWIKRLKRRTNQLIKMELPAVLIGDYNIIPEPVDVYKPERWENDALYRTEVRKAYKDLLNKGWLDSIRTLYPDDTIYTFWDYLYKAYDRNAGIRLDHILLSPYLHSALKSGGVDRHVRGWTKSSDHAPVWIELKK from the coding sequence ATGAAGATCGCTACTTATAACGTAAACGGAATCAACGGACGCCTGCCTGTTTTGCTGCAATGGCTGAAAGAAGCCCGGCCAGACATTGTATGCCTTCAGGAATTAAAAGCACCTCAGGAACGTTTTCCTTTAAAAGAAATCAATGCTGCCGGCTATCAGGCTATATGGAAAGGGCAGAAAAGCTGGAACGGGGTAGCCATACTTGCAAAAGACCTTGAAATCACAGAAGTTCAGAATACCTTGCCTGGAGACCCTGAAGATGTGCAGAGCCGCTATATTGAAGCTATCATAGATCAGATGGTGGTCGCCTGCATGTATCTTCCTAATGGTAACCCTTATCCGGGTCCTAAATTTGAATATAAATTAGACTGGATCAAACGTTTAAAAAGAAGAACCAACCAGCTTATAAAAATGGAGCTTCCCGCTGTTCTCATCGGTGATTATAATATTATTCCGGAGCCTGTGGATGTTTACAAACCCGAACGCTGGGAAAATGATGCATTATACAGAACAGAAGTAAGAAAGGCTTACAAAGACCTGCTGAACAAAGGCTGGCTGGATAGCATCCGGACCCTGTATCCTGATGATACCATCTATACGTTCTGGGACTATCTGTACAAGGCCTATGACCGGAATGCAGGCATCAGACTGGATCATATCCTGCTGAGCCCTTATCTTCATTCAGCTTTAAAATCCGGTGGAGTAGACCGCCATGTCCGCGGCTGGACAAAAAGCAGTGATCATGCACCGGTGTGGATTGAGCTGAAAAAATAA
- a CDS encoding rhodanese-like domain-containing protein, translating into MKYLFMMAFLVCSMFSQLTAQQKQDPWTESQLMDPALLASRITESKTKNMVVISVGPEAIIKGSVDIGPTREPENLEKLRNYLKDIPKDKEVVIYCGCCPFVKCPNIRPAFNLLQEMGFKNAKLLNLPKNIKADWLDKDYPINE; encoded by the coding sequence ATGAAATATTTGTTTATGATGGCTTTTCTGGTGTGTTCGATGTTCAGCCAGCTTACAGCACAGCAGAAACAGGATCCGTGGACGGAAAGCCAGTTGATGGATCCGGCGCTTTTAGCCTCAAGAATTACTGAAAGTAAAACAAAAAATATGGTCGTTATTTCAGTAGGGCCGGAAGCTATTATTAAAGGCTCTGTGGATATCGGACCAACCCGAGAGCCTGAAAATCTTGAAAAATTAAGAAATTATTTAAAGGATATTCCAAAAGATAAGGAAGTGGTGATCTATTGTGGATGCTGTCCGTTTGTAAAATGTCCGAACATCCGTCCTGCTTTTAATCTCCTTCAGGAAATGGGTTTCAAAAATGCAAAACTTCTGAATCTTCCAAAAAATATTAAAGCTGACTGGCTGGATAAAGACTATCCTATCAATGAATAA
- a CDS encoding SDR family oxidoreductase translates to MNTYFDNKTVWVTGASSGIGEALVNELAQKSSAKIILSSRNKEQLNAVAQKAGLHADRFYVLPLDLADYKKMPDIAMEAIEKFGKIDILVNNAGLSQRSLAMDTDIEVDKRLMDIDFVGTVALTKAILPYMIRNGGGQIAVVTSLMGAFGGPMRSSYAAAKHALHGFFDSLRAELYTKQIGITLICPGFIQTNISINAVTGNGSPQGTMDDATMKGMPADVFARKMLSAISKKKNQVAIGGQEVMGIYLKRFFPGLLAKIVRKAKVV, encoded by the coding sequence ATGAATACTTATTTTGATAATAAAACAGTCTGGGTCACCGGGGCTTCTTCCGGCATAGGTGAAGCGCTTGTGAATGAGCTGGCACAAAAAAGCAGTGCAAAAATTATTCTTTCATCAAGAAATAAGGAACAGCTGAACGCTGTGGCACAAAAAGCAGGGTTACATGCCGACCGTTTCTATGTTTTACCTCTGGACCTTGCAGATTATAAAAAAATGCCGGATATTGCCATGGAAGCTATAGAAAAGTTTGGAAAAATAGATATCCTGGTCAATAATGCAGGCCTTTCACAAAGATCTCTGGCCATGGATACCGATATAGAAGTGGACAAACGCCTTATGGATATTGATTTCGTAGGGACGGTAGCCCTGACGAAAGCTATACTGCCCTACATGATCCGGAATGGTGGCGGGCAGATTGCAGTAGTGACCAGTCTCATGGGAGCTTTCGGAGGCCCGATGCGAAGCAGCTATGCAGCCGCTAAACATGCCCTTCACGGTTTTTTCGACTCATTGCGGGCCGAATTATATACAAAACAGATTGGTATTACCCTTATCTGTCCCGGGTTTATACAGACCAATATTTCTATTAATGCCGTCACAGGTAACGGTTCCCCACAGGGAACAATGGATGACGCTACAATGAAAGGAATGCCGGCTGACGTCTTTGCCCGGAAAATGCTTTCTGCCATTTCAAAAAAGAAAAACCAGGTAGCCATTGGCGGTCAGGAAGTGATGGGGATCTATCTCAAGAGGTTTTTTCCCGGGCTGTTGGCCAAGATTGTCCGTAAAGCAAAAGTAGTTTGA
- a CDS encoding NAD(P)/FAD-dependent oxidoreductase — MKKHIIIVGGGFAGINLIKSLRNDKRFRITLVDKNNYHFFPPLIYQVATSFIEASNISYPFRKLFSNDKNVSFHMGSLVRVIPESKTLETDTGNLQYDYLVLAMGTESNFFGMENVQKCALPMKNIEEALYLRNHILLTLEEAARNKDIKEAEKLQNIVIAGGGPTGVELAGMLAEMGGYIAQKEYPEIKLSLSNLYLIDALPSLLSPMSAMAQKTAYETLRELGVKILLNVSVKDYKDCKVILSDGSSIETETLIWTSGVIGREVPGMPEESVGKGRRLLVDAYNKVEHTQNIYALGDLCLMLSEEKYPKGHPQLAQVAIQQAKNLAANFQRVEHEKVLHAFEYNDKGSMAIISKFNAVVDLPKHSFKGFIAWLTWLFIHIIPLIGFRSKVQLALDWFRLFITNNPSIRLILHPKRNTGETTL; from the coding sequence ATGAAAAAGCACATCATAATCGTAGGAGGAGGATTTGCCGGCATTAATCTTATCAAATCCCTCAGAAACGATAAAAGATTCAGGATTACGCTGGTTGATAAAAATAATTACCATTTTTTTCCGCCGCTGATTTATCAGGTCGCGACGTCATTCATTGAAGCCTCGAATATCAGCTATCCTTTCCGCAAATTATTTTCCAATGATAAAAATGTCAGCTTTCACATGGGAAGCCTTGTCCGTGTAATTCCTGAAAGTAAAACCCTTGAAACCGACACCGGAAATCTGCAGTACGATTATCTCGTTCTCGCTATGGGAACTGAATCTAATTTTTTCGGAATGGAAAATGTGCAGAAATGTGCCCTCCCGATGAAAAACATAGAAGAAGCCCTCTATTTACGGAACCATATTTTGCTGACCCTGGAAGAAGCGGCCCGGAATAAAGATATAAAAGAAGCTGAAAAACTTCAGAATATTGTGATTGCAGGTGGCGGGCCTACCGGTGTGGAGCTGGCAGGAATGCTGGCAGAGATGGGAGGATATATTGCTCAGAAAGAATATCCCGAGATTAAATTAAGCCTTTCTAACCTGTATCTCATTGATGCCCTGCCCTCTTTACTTTCGCCGATGAGTGCCATGGCGCAGAAAACAGCTTACGAAACCTTGCGGGAACTGGGCGTGAAAATCCTTCTGAATGTTTCCGTAAAAGATTATAAAGACTGTAAGGTGATTTTAAGTGACGGCAGTTCAATAGAAACAGAAACCCTGATCTGGACTTCCGGGGTTATCGGCAGGGAAGTTCCGGGAATGCCGGAAGAAAGTGTGGGAAAAGGAAGAAGGCTGTTGGTGGATGCCTACAATAAAGTGGAACATACCCAAAACATATATGCACTTGGCGACCTATGCCTGATGCTTTCTGAAGAAAAATATCCTAAGGGGCATCCCCAGCTGGCGCAGGTGGCCATTCAGCAGGCCAAAAATTTAGCCGCCAATTTTCAGCGTGTGGAACATGAAAAAGTACTGCATGCTTTTGAATACAATGACAAAGGCAGCATGGCCATTATTTCAAAATTCAACGCGGTGGTGGATCTTCCGAAACATTCTTTTAAAGGATTTATTGCGTGGCTTACCTGGCTTTTTATCCATATTATTCCTCTCATCGGATTCAGAAGCAAAGTTCAGCTGGCACTGGACTGGTTCCGTCTGTTTATCACCAATAATCCTTCCATAAGGCTTATCCTGCATCCCAAAAGAAATACCGGCGAAACTACGCTTTAA
- a CDS encoding TlpA family protein disulfide reductase codes for MNNMKAILTLFSVLILTGYAAAQQAKLEIGQQAPEITLSKNDGTPFSLSSLKGKLVLIDFWATWCSPCMEEQPELKTLYQKTKGKEFEILGVSLDRNKESWQKAIDRFEISWPQVSDLKFWRSPVAKAYAIEELPFNVVIDTQGKIIAKNLHGKELEGFISKHLKLN; via the coding sequence ATGAATAATATGAAAGCTATTCTTACCTTATTCTCTGTATTGATTCTTACAGGATATGCAGCTGCACAGCAGGCTAAGCTCGAAATAGGGCAGCAGGCCCCGGAAATTACATTATCGAAAAATGACGGTACTCCTTTCAGCCTTTCGTCTTTAAAAGGGAAGCTGGTCCTGATTGACTTTTGGGCTACCTGGTGTTCACCGTGTATGGAAGAACAGCCCGAACTGAAAACATTATATCAAAAAACAAAAGGAAAGGAGTTTGAAATACTCGGTGTTTCTTTAGACCGGAATAAGGAAAGCTGGCAGAAAGCCATCGACCGTTTTGAAATCAGCTGGCCACAGGTGAGCGATCTGAAATTCTGGAGGAGCCCTGTTGCTAAAGCTTATGCCATTGAAGAACTTCCTTTTAATGTGGTTATTGATACACAGGGAAAGATCATTGCTAAAAACCTTCATGGAAAAGAGCTGGAAGGCTTTATCAGCAAGCATCTGAAACTTAATTAA
- a CDS encoding alpha-ketoglutarate-dependent dioxygenase AlkB family protein — translation MDQLSLFNADEYFRFPTELLEYTEHFMADNEASQLEQLLIRTVPWKQRTQKMYDKTVLTPRLTAWYGDDSKNYRLGGNDFTVNPWLPELWSLKQQIETSSGYRFNSVLLNLYRDGNDSVAWHRDKESELGNRPVIASVSLGQVRNFDFRKADDHQNKYSLPLQHGSLLIMKGDLQLHWEHRIAKSVKPMKPRINLTFRMIREA, via the coding sequence ATGGACCAGTTAAGTTTATTCAATGCTGATGAATATTTTCGTTTTCCAACAGAGCTGCTGGAGTATACTGAACATTTTATGGCAGACAACGAAGCTTCCCAACTTGAGCAGCTTCTGATCCGTACTGTGCCCTGGAAGCAGAGGACCCAGAAAATGTACGATAAAACGGTTCTTACCCCACGGCTGACGGCCTGGTATGGTGATGATAGTAAGAATTACAGATTGGGAGGGAATGATTTTACAGTGAATCCCTGGTTACCGGAATTATGGTCTCTGAAACAGCAGATCGAAACATCATCCGGATACCGCTTTAATTCCGTTTTGCTGAATTTATACCGCGATGGTAATGACTCCGTTGCATGGCACCGCGACAAAGAAAGTGAACTGGGAAACCGTCCTGTCATAGCTTCCGTCAGTCTGGGACAGGTAAGGAATTTTGATTTCCGTAAAGCAGATGACCATCAGAACAAATACAGCCTGCCGCTTCAGCATGGATCGCTGCTGATCATGAAAGGAGATCTCCAGCTGCATTGGGAACATCGGATTGCAAAATCTGTAAAACCAATGAAACCCCGCATTAATCTTACGTTCCGGATGATCCGCGAAGCATAG
- a CDS encoding FAD-binding dehydrogenase: protein MDEKFQPYVIIVGSGLAGLTAAMEITNSGKKVLLLDQETEQNIGGQAFWSFGGLFLINSPQQRRMGIKDSYELALQDWKGTAGFDRKEDYWPRKWAEAYLKFAANEKYDYVSRLGIKFMFMVGWAERGDGSATGHGNSVPRFHVSWGTGTGVVKPFVDKAYEAQKKGLLQMKFRHRVTELIVEEDAVKGLKGDILENDDKERGVETNRNVISRFEYHAPHVIIASGGIGANHELVRKNWPERLGKAPENMVCGVPAYVDGKMIGIAESSGAHIINPDRMWHYTEGIQNWNPIWPKHGIRILPGPSSLWFDAKGERLPAPFLPGFDTLGTLKYIQETGYSYSWFILTQKIIKKEFALSGSEQNPDITNKDYGLFLKRIFGKKAPGPVEAFKEHGKDFIVSNNLKDLVERMNLLSGDHLLDYDKIKEQIEARDMELDHKFSKDTQVNYIRNTRNYLGDKLGRVASPHKILDPKNGPLIAVRLNILTRKTLGGIKTNLNGQVLKEDDSVIKGLYAAGEAAGFGGGGMHGYRALEGTFLGGCIFSGMTAGKYIAGL, encoded by the coding sequence ATGGACGAGAAATTCCAGCCTTATGTGATTATTGTAGGTTCCGGCTTGGCAGGTCTCACGGCTGCTATGGAAATTACCAATTCCGGAAAAAAAGTACTTCTGCTGGATCAGGAAACGGAGCAGAATATCGGCGGACAGGCATTCTGGTCGTTCGGAGGTCTGTTTCTGATCAATTCTCCCCAGCAGCGCAGAATGGGGATTAAAGATTCCTATGAGCTGGCTCTTCAGGACTGGAAAGGGACCGCCGGATTTGACCGTAAAGAAGATTACTGGCCAAGAAAATGGGCGGAAGCTTATCTGAAATTTGCCGCTAATGAAAAATATGATTATGTTTCCAGACTGGGCATTAAATTTATGTTTATGGTAGGCTGGGCAGAGCGTGGTGATGGTTCAGCAACAGGCCACGGGAATTCTGTGCCACGCTTTCATGTCAGCTGGGGAACGGGAACAGGAGTGGTGAAACCGTTTGTGGATAAAGCCTATGAAGCTCAGAAAAAAGGACTTTTACAGATGAAATTCAGACACAGGGTTACTGAACTGATCGTGGAAGAGGATGCTGTGAAAGGCCTTAAAGGAGACATTCTTGAAAATGACGATAAAGAGAGAGGTGTAGAAACCAACAGAAATGTAATTTCCCGTTTTGAATATCATGCTCCTCACGTCATCATTGCATCCGGAGGAATTGGAGCCAATCATGAACTGGTCAGGAAAAACTGGCCGGAAAGATTAGGAAAAGCCCCGGAAAATATGGTGTGTGGAGTCCCGGCTTATGTAGATGGAAAAATGATTGGAATTGCCGAAAGTTCCGGAGCGCATATTATCAATCCGGACAGAATGTGGCACTATACGGAAGGCATACAAAACTGGAATCCTATTTGGCCGAAACACGGCATACGAATACTTCCCGGACCGTCTTCACTCTGGTTTGATGCCAAAGGAGAACGCCTCCCCGCCCCATTCCTGCCTGGTTTTGATACGTTGGGAACGCTTAAGTATATCCAGGAAACCGGTTATTCCTATTCCTGGTTTATTCTGACGCAAAAAATCATCAAAAAAGAATTTGCCCTCTCCGGATCAGAACAGAACCCGGATATTACCAATAAAGATTACGGCCTTTTCCTGAAAAGAATCTTTGGAAAGAAAGCACCGGGTCCTGTAGAAGCTTTTAAAGAGCACGGAAAAGATTTTATCGTTTCAAACAATTTGAAAGACCTGGTGGAAAGAATGAATCTTCTGTCCGGAGATCATCTTCTGGATTATGATAAAATTAAAGAACAGATTGAAGCCAGAGATATGGAACTGGACCATAAGTTTTCAAAAGATACTCAGGTGAACTATATCAGAAATACCAGAAATTATTTAGGAGACAAACTCGGACGCGTGGCAAGCCCCCATAAAATACTGGACCCAAAGAATGGCCCCCTGATTGCAGTACGACTTAATATTCTTACCCGAAAGACACTGGGTGGCATAAAAACAAATCTGAACGGACAGGTTTTAAAAGAAGACGACTCTGTGATCAAAGGACTGTATGCAGCAGGTGAAGCCGCAGGCTTTGGCGGCGGCGGAATGCATGGCTACCGGGCACTGGAAGGAACATTTCTTGGTGGATGCATTTTTTCAGGAATGACGGCGGGGAAATATATTGCAGGACTTTGA